From a region of the Poecile atricapillus isolate bPoeAtr1 chromosome 16, bPoeAtr1.hap1, whole genome shotgun sequence genome:
- the TRAFD1 gene encoding TRAF-type zinc finger domain-containing protein 1 isoform X1, translating to MAIAAVPAAESRLCGNCKKDIPAVNFIIHEIHCRRNIEICPYCSDSIPKSEMKNHIESEHVQVTCKCRMKMENSLLKDHEASSCPLRPVLCQFCDIQLAFNKLQEHELYCGARTEPCGRCGRNVLVRELKEHPRLCGTEEKVDKGSGTAPGFGNEDGGVRSRQGAGDELERPEVLHSQLPEDWDGDLDYVLALSLQSENNPHHNTAADDPRDFWEYDYTKEPGQSAHGDGTDLSNIISCDSPESFGTSNHSKIGEEMIMLPCEFCEELCPAEDLILHQTGCNPASAFASFSKRSSSPVPWEYGGLRAGRSNSHRSVPSSQPQAVQAEGDLMIPCEFCGIQLEEEILFHHQHHCDLRPASPTGDIPARELPAPQPHGDGWESPEPARRRIRHQGDVAPWHAEGFGKLGLCPAAGSRLRTEVAKAGNAALSPPGRAGDAPAARGKPGRGNGSEGTPKDRGDSGTAARARPAQHFQAETFTSSSSRAAPAHPSSGAAGGRSLGLAGGSSGLRRRSSKAKAQGPAAGHPEE from the exons CAAAAAGGATATTCCTGCAGTCAATTTTATCATCCACGAAATCCACTGTAGAAGAAACATTGAAATATGCCCCTACTGCAGCGACTCCATCCCAAAGTCTGAGATGAAGAACCACATTGAGTCTGAGCACGTGCAG GTCACCTGCAAGTGTAGGATGAAGATGGAAAACAGCCTCCTGAAGGATCACGAG GCGTCCTCGTGCCCGCTGCGCCCCGTGCTCTGCCAGTTCTGTGACATCCAGCTGGCCTTCAACAAGCTCCAGGAGCACGAGCTCTACTGCGGGGCCAGGACCGAGCCCTGCGGGCGCTGCGGCCGCAACGTCCTGGTCAGGGAGCTCAAGGAGCATCCCCGGCTCTGTGGGACGGAGGAGAAGGTGGACAAGGGCAGCGGGACAGCTCCGGGATTCGGGAATGAGGATGGAGGCGTGAGGAGCCGGCAGGGAGCAG GGGATGAGCTAGAGAGACCTGAAGTCCTCCATTCCCAACTTCCTGAGGACTGGGATGGTGACCTGGACTATGTGTTGGCTCTCAGCCTGCAAAGTGAGAATAATCCTCACCATAATACTGCAGCTGATGATCCCAGGGATTTCTGGGAATACGACTACACCAAAGAGCCTGGACAATCTGCCCATGGTGATGGAACAGACCTGTCCAACATCATCTCCTGTGACTCTCCAGAGTCCTTTGGCACATCAAACCACAGCAAAATAG GTGAGGAGATGATCATGTTGCCCTGCGAGTTCTGCgaggagctgtgtcctgctgaAGATCTGATCCTTCACCAG ACAGGGTGTAACCCAGCAAGTGCCTTTGCCTCGTTCAGTAAGAGAAGTTCTTCTCCAGTTCCATGGGAGTACGGTGGTCTGCGAGCTGGGAGGTCCAACAGCCACAGGAGTGTCCCTTCATCCCAGCCCCAAGCTGTCCAGGCAGAAGGAGACCTCATGATTCCCTGTGAATTCTGTGGCATCCAGCTGGAAGAGGAGATTCTCTTTCATCACCAG CACCACTGCGACCTGcgccctgccagccccacaggTGACATTCCAGCTCGGGAGCTGCCGGCTCCTCAGCCCCACGGGGACGGATGGGAATCGCCGGAGCCGGCTCGGCGGCGGATCCGGCACCaag gagaTGTGGCTCCTTGGCATGCAGAAGGCTTTGggaagctggggctgtgccctgctgcagggagcaggctgAGGACGGAGGTGGCCAAGGCCGGGAACGCGGCGTTGTCCCCTCCAGGGAGAGCCGGGGACGCTCCGGCCGCGCGGGGGAAGCCCGGGAGGGGGAATGGCAGCGAGGGGACACCGAAGGACAGAGGTGACTCTGGGACAGCAGCCCGGGCAAGACCTGCTCAGCACTTCCAGGCAGAAACCTTcacttccagctcctccagagctgctccagcccatccAAG ctccGGCGCCGCGGGAGGAAGAagcctggggctggcaggcGGGAGCAGCGGCCTCCGGCGCCGGAGCTCCAAG GCAAAAGCGCAGGGCCCAGCAGCCGGACACCCGGAGGAGTGA
- the TRAFD1 gene encoding TRAF-type zinc finger domain-containing protein 1 isoform X2, whose product MKNHIESEHVQVTCKCRMKMENSLLKDHEASSCPLRPVLCQFCDIQLAFNKLQEHELYCGARTEPCGRCGRNVLVRELKEHPRLCGTEEKVDKGSGTAPGFGNEDGGVRSRQGAGDELERPEVLHSQLPEDWDGDLDYVLALSLQSENNPHHNTAADDPRDFWEYDYTKEPGQSAHGDGTDLSNIISCDSPESFGTSNHSKIGEEMIMLPCEFCEELCPAEDLILHQTGCNPASAFASFSKRSSSPVPWEYGGLRAGRSNSHRSVPSSQPQAVQAEGDLMIPCEFCGIQLEEEILFHHQHHCDLRPASPTGDIPARELPAPQPHGDGWESPEPARRRIRHQGDVAPWHAEGFGKLGLCPAAGSRLRTEVAKAGNAALSPPGRAGDAPAARGKPGRGNGSEGTPKDRGDSGTAARARPAQHFQAETFTSSSSRAAPAHPSSGAAGGRSLGLAGGSSGLRRRSSKAKAQGPAAGHPEE is encoded by the exons ATGAAGAACCACATTGAGTCTGAGCACGTGCAG GTCACCTGCAAGTGTAGGATGAAGATGGAAAACAGCCTCCTGAAGGATCACGAG GCGTCCTCGTGCCCGCTGCGCCCCGTGCTCTGCCAGTTCTGTGACATCCAGCTGGCCTTCAACAAGCTCCAGGAGCACGAGCTCTACTGCGGGGCCAGGACCGAGCCCTGCGGGCGCTGCGGCCGCAACGTCCTGGTCAGGGAGCTCAAGGAGCATCCCCGGCTCTGTGGGACGGAGGAGAAGGTGGACAAGGGCAGCGGGACAGCTCCGGGATTCGGGAATGAGGATGGAGGCGTGAGGAGCCGGCAGGGAGCAG GGGATGAGCTAGAGAGACCTGAAGTCCTCCATTCCCAACTTCCTGAGGACTGGGATGGTGACCTGGACTATGTGTTGGCTCTCAGCCTGCAAAGTGAGAATAATCCTCACCATAATACTGCAGCTGATGATCCCAGGGATTTCTGGGAATACGACTACACCAAAGAGCCTGGACAATCTGCCCATGGTGATGGAACAGACCTGTCCAACATCATCTCCTGTGACTCTCCAGAGTCCTTTGGCACATCAAACCACAGCAAAATAG GTGAGGAGATGATCATGTTGCCCTGCGAGTTCTGCgaggagctgtgtcctgctgaAGATCTGATCCTTCACCAG ACAGGGTGTAACCCAGCAAGTGCCTTTGCCTCGTTCAGTAAGAGAAGTTCTTCTCCAGTTCCATGGGAGTACGGTGGTCTGCGAGCTGGGAGGTCCAACAGCCACAGGAGTGTCCCTTCATCCCAGCCCCAAGCTGTCCAGGCAGAAGGAGACCTCATGATTCCCTGTGAATTCTGTGGCATCCAGCTGGAAGAGGAGATTCTCTTTCATCACCAG CACCACTGCGACCTGcgccctgccagccccacaggTGACATTCCAGCTCGGGAGCTGCCGGCTCCTCAGCCCCACGGGGACGGATGGGAATCGCCGGAGCCGGCTCGGCGGCGGATCCGGCACCaag gagaTGTGGCTCCTTGGCATGCAGAAGGCTTTGggaagctggggctgtgccctgctgcagggagcaggctgAGGACGGAGGTGGCCAAGGCCGGGAACGCGGCGTTGTCCCCTCCAGGGAGAGCCGGGGACGCTCCGGCCGCGCGGGGGAAGCCCGGGAGGGGGAATGGCAGCGAGGGGACACCGAAGGACAGAGGTGACTCTGGGACAGCAGCCCGGGCAAGACCTGCTCAGCACTTCCAGGCAGAAACCTTcacttccagctcctccagagctgctccagcccatccAAG ctccGGCGCCGCGGGAGGAAGAagcctggggctggcaggcGGGAGCAGCGGCCTCCGGCGCCGGAGCTCCAAG GCAAAAGCGCAGGGCCCAGCAGCCGGACACCCGGAGGAGTGA